The Trichoderma atroviride chromosome 5, complete sequence genome contains a region encoding:
- a CDS encoding uncharacterized protein (EggNog:ENOG41), producing MCLIREMLENITAKRKHRQLAAPIKALLKTSQESATKSLRILLSLQSQHLLESFLPFDLESTFSSAFILALMAIIPHCPFKDVTEIDTSFYLLNQMIARGSFIAEFRKDELERLLEFLRLLNVELSATTPVEPQLGYLAATATMNVAGHFTQDFDQTKQAAQLPPPLEETSAVSGLSPNQMLSLAELLDHDTAISQADLHWL from the exons ATGTGCTTGATACGGGAGATGCTTGAAAATATAACTGCAAAACGAAAGCACCGTCAACTAGCAGCACCAATCAAAGCCCTGCTCAAGACCTCACAAGAATCTGCGACCAAATCACTGCGTAtccttttgtctcttcaaTCGCAGCATCTATTAG agtcttttcttcccttcgACCTCGAGAGCACATTCTCGTCTGCCTTCATCCTGGCTCTGATGGCAATCATCCCTCATTGCCCCTTCAAAGATGTGACGGAGATTGATACCAGTTTTTACTTGTTGAATCAGATGATTGCTAGGGGCAGTTTTATCGCAGAGTTCCGGAAGGATGAGCTTGAGAGGCTTTTAGAATTTCTAAGACTGCTCAACGTGGAATTATCAGCAACGACCCCAGTGGAACCCCAGTTGGGATATCTTGCCGCAACTGCCACGATGAATGTCGCCGGACACTTTACGCAGGATTTCGATCAAACCAAACAAGCCGCTCAGCTGCCACCCCCCCTAGAAGAGACAAGCGCAGTGAGCGGGCTTTCACCCAACCAGATGCTGAGTTTGGCAGAGCTTCTTGACCACGATACCGCGATTTCTCAAGCAGATCTGCATTGGCTATAG
- a CDS encoding uncharacterized protein (EggNog:ENOG41) has product MSRRPRTEEEAPRRLFAWGTRSRGGRKLQREHAGLLAPGRRLHPPSPLSQPVWKQTDIKDSSQPELKAGTRGLRLEHANDEQTESPKQDSSPRVNESRSSQEHAASPRSRRRALSPIQEEEEEEETEKKE; this is encoded by the exons ATGTCACGAAGGCCCAGGACGGAAGAGGAG GCGCCGCGGCGATTGTTCGCTTGGGGAACACGCTCAAGGGGGGGCAGAAAGCTCCAGAGGGAGCACGCTGGGCTTCTGGCCCCCGGCAGAAGATTGCACCCCCCGTCGCCTCTCTCTCAGCCGGTCTGGAAGCAGACCGATATCAAGGATAGCTCTCAGCCTGAGCTCAAGGCTGGCACTCGTGGCCTGAGATTGGAACATGCCAACGATGAGCAAACTGAATCTCCG AAACAGGATTCAAGCCCCAGAGTGAATGAGAGCCGTTCCTCGCAAGAACATGCTGCCTCGCCAAGATCCCGAAGGAGGGCCCTCTCCCcaatccaagaagaagaggaagaggaagagactgagaagaaagagtag